From the Phyllopteryx taeniolatus isolate TA_2022b chromosome 20, UOR_Ptae_1.2, whole genome shotgun sequence genome, one window contains:
- the gcm2 gene encoding chorion-specific transcription factor GCMb isoform X2, protein MSRAEDREEADCVCSFGMKSTWDINDPKLPQDTKQFDAFQEWTDGYVRYIYSGEKPAVVAEQMRRHPAKLMLFLAEDKNAQRHLSGWAMRNTNNHNCQILKKSCLGVVVCSRGCALADGSRLQLRPAICDKARQKQQKKVCPSCSGALELLPCRGHSGYPVTNFWRVDGKAIFFQAKGVHDHPRPESKSETEARRSSVKRRALGPALLSCVESADRISFIEPSFPQHYPAFQSTEPYYNPHNGLGETSPSLQKTASPRLYMGRPGYEFQGYLTSPAYPVTSELCDPRVAPVLGCPTSSASAPLSSSSSSSSFDPPPPKPGWKDLLKSSGPYSDNHHYYSPDYPCRYPGNPPASPAALQTIITTTTKVSYQPCPKGTPYQSCPKVQSGLPGCSSLLDESSSSYSAEVKVTDESGGVIKSLSFQPEVVQTKTERADAYDYRYGYANAFRYEDY, encoded by the exons ATGTCCCGCGCGGAGGATCGCGAGGAGGCGGACTGCGTGTGCTCCTTCGGCATGAAGTCCACTTGGGACATCAACGACCCCAAACTCCCGCAG GACACGAAGCAGTTTGACGCCTTCCAGGAGTGGACGGACGGTTACGTGCGCTACATCTACAGCGGTGAGAAACCAGCGGTCGTTGCGGAGCAAATGCGACGACATCCTGCTAAGCTGATGTTGTTTTTAGCGGAGGACAAGAACGCTCAGCGCCACTTGTCGGGCTGGGCCATGAGGAACACCAACAACCACAACTGTCAGATCCTGAAGAAGTCGTGTTTGGGCGTGGTGGTTTGCTCTCGAGGCTGCGCGCTGGCCGACGGTTCGCGACTGCAACTGCGGCCCGCCATCTGTGACAAGGCGCGGCAGAAGCAGCAGA AGAAAGTTTGTCCGAGTTGTAGCGGCGCTCTGGAGCTGCTCCCGTGTCGAGGCCACAGTGGGTACCCCGTCACCAACTTCTGGAGGGTGGACGGGAAAGCCATCTTCTTCCAg GCCAAAGGAGTCCACGACCATCCGAGACCGGAGTCCAAGTCCGAGACGGAGGCCAGGAGAAGTTCGGTAAAAAGACGA GCTCTCGGTCCCGCCCTACTCTCCTGCGTCGAGTCTGCAGACCGGATCTCCTTTATTGAACCGAGCTTCCCGCAGCATTACCCAGCATTCCAAAGTACAGAACCTTACTACAACCCCCACAATGGCCTGGGAGAGACCTCCCCCAGCCTGCAAAAGACAGCCAGTCCCAGACTCTACATGGGTAGACCCGGTTACGAGTTCCAAGGCTACCTGACCTCACCTGCATATCCGGTCACCTCGGAACTTTGCGATCCCAG GGTGGCTCCGGTCCTGGGTTGTCCGACGTCCTCGGCGTCTGCTCCCCTTTcgtcttcctcatcctcctcctcctttgatCCGCCGCCGCCGAAACCAGGCTGGAAGGATCTCCTGAAAAGTTCCGGTCCGTACAGTGACAACCACCATTATTACAGTCCGGACTATCCCTGCCGCTACCCTGGAAACCCCCCGGCTTCTCCAGCTGCACTACAGACCATCATCACCACCACAACCAAA GTGTCGTATCAGCCGTGCCCGAAGGGCACCCCCTACCAGTCGTGTCCCAAGGTCCAGTCCGGGCTCCCCGGCTGCTCCTCGCTGCTGGACGAGTCGTCCTCGTCGTACTCGGCCGAAGTGAAGGTGACGGACGAGTCGGGCGGCGTCATCAAGTCTCTTTCATTTCAGCCCGAAGTCGTGCAGACCAAAACGGAGCGAGCGGACGCCTACGACTATCGCTACGGCTATGCCAACGCGTTCCGTTACGAGGACTACTGA
- the gcm2 gene encoding chorion-specific transcription factor GCMb isoform X1 translates to MSRAEDREEADCVCSFGMKSTWDINDPKLPQDTKQFDAFQEWTDGYVRYIYSGEKPAVVAEQMRRHPAKLMLFLAEDKNAQRHLSGWAMRNTNNHNCQILKKSCLGVVVCSRGCALADGSRLQLRPAICDKARQKQQKKVCPSCSGALELLPCRGHSGYPVTNFWRVDGKAIFFQAKGVHDHPRPESKSETEARRSSVKRRVSSPPFAPKRRLVESQALGPALLSCVESADRISFIEPSFPQHYPAFQSTEPYYNPHNGLGETSPSLQKTASPRLYMGRPGYEFQGYLTSPAYPVTSELCDPRVAPVLGCPTSSASAPLSSSSSSSSFDPPPPKPGWKDLLKSSGPYSDNHHYYSPDYPCRYPGNPPASPAALQTIITTTTKVSYQPCPKGTPYQSCPKVQSGLPGCSSLLDESSSSYSAEVKVTDESGGVIKSLSFQPEVVQTKTERADAYDYRYGYANAFRYEDY, encoded by the exons ATGTCCCGCGCGGAGGATCGCGAGGAGGCGGACTGCGTGTGCTCCTTCGGCATGAAGTCCACTTGGGACATCAACGACCCCAAACTCCCGCAG GACACGAAGCAGTTTGACGCCTTCCAGGAGTGGACGGACGGTTACGTGCGCTACATCTACAGCGGTGAGAAACCAGCGGTCGTTGCGGAGCAAATGCGACGACATCCTGCTAAGCTGATGTTGTTTTTAGCGGAGGACAAGAACGCTCAGCGCCACTTGTCGGGCTGGGCCATGAGGAACACCAACAACCACAACTGTCAGATCCTGAAGAAGTCGTGTTTGGGCGTGGTGGTTTGCTCTCGAGGCTGCGCGCTGGCCGACGGTTCGCGACTGCAACTGCGGCCCGCCATCTGTGACAAGGCGCGGCAGAAGCAGCAGA AGAAAGTTTGTCCGAGTTGTAGCGGCGCTCTGGAGCTGCTCCCGTGTCGAGGCCACAGTGGGTACCCCGTCACCAACTTCTGGAGGGTGGACGGGAAAGCCATCTTCTTCCAg GCCAAAGGAGTCCACGACCATCCGAGACCGGAGTCCAAGTCCGAGACGGAGGCCAGGAGAAGTTCGGTAAAAAGACGAGTAAGCTCGCCTCCGTTCGCACCAAAAAGACGCCTTGTTGAATCCCAG GCTCTCGGTCCCGCCCTACTCTCCTGCGTCGAGTCTGCAGACCGGATCTCCTTTATTGAACCGAGCTTCCCGCAGCATTACCCAGCATTCCAAAGTACAGAACCTTACTACAACCCCCACAATGGCCTGGGAGAGACCTCCCCCAGCCTGCAAAAGACAGCCAGTCCCAGACTCTACATGGGTAGACCCGGTTACGAGTTCCAAGGCTACCTGACCTCACCTGCATATCCGGTCACCTCGGAACTTTGCGATCCCAG GGTGGCTCCGGTCCTGGGTTGTCCGACGTCCTCGGCGTCTGCTCCCCTTTcgtcttcctcatcctcctcctcctttgatCCGCCGCCGCCGAAACCAGGCTGGAAGGATCTCCTGAAAAGTTCCGGTCCGTACAGTGACAACCACCATTATTACAGTCCGGACTATCCCTGCCGCTACCCTGGAAACCCCCCGGCTTCTCCAGCTGCACTACAGACCATCATCACCACCACAACCAAA GTGTCGTATCAGCCGTGCCCGAAGGGCACCCCCTACCAGTCGTGTCCCAAGGTCCAGTCCGGGCTCCCCGGCTGCTCCTCGCTGCTGGACGAGTCGTCCTCGTCGTACTCGGCCGAAGTGAAGGTGACGGACGAGTCGGGCGGCGTCATCAAGTCTCTTTCATTTCAGCCCGAAGTCGTGCAGACCAAAACGGAGCGAGCGGACGCCTACGACTATCGCTACGGCTATGCCAACGCGTTCCGTTACGAGGACTACTGA
- the gcm2 gene encoding chorion-specific transcription factor GCMb isoform X3, giving the protein MSRAEDREEADCVCSFGMKSTWDINDPKLPQDTKQFDAFQEWTDGYVRYIYSAEDKNAQRHLSGWAMRNTNNHNCQILKKSCLGVVVCSRGCALADGSRLQLRPAICDKARQKQQKKVCPSCSGALELLPCRGHSGYPVTNFWRVDGKAIFFQAKGVHDHPRPESKSETEARRSSVKRRVSSPPFAPKRRLVESQALGPALLSCVESADRISFIEPSFPQHYPAFQSTEPYYNPHNGLGETSPSLQKTASPRLYMGRPGYEFQGYLTSPAYPVTSELCDPRVAPVLGCPTSSASAPLSSSSSSSSFDPPPPKPGWKDLLKSSGPYSDNHHYYSPDYPCRYPGNPPASPAALQTIITTTTKVSYQPCPKGTPYQSCPKVQSGLPGCSSLLDESSSSYSAEVKVTDESGGVIKSLSFQPEVVQTKTERADAYDYRYGYANAFRYEDY; this is encoded by the exons ATGTCCCGCGCGGAGGATCGCGAGGAGGCGGACTGCGTGTGCTCCTTCGGCATGAAGTCCACTTGGGACATCAACGACCCCAAACTCCCGCAG GACACGAAGCAGTTTGACGCCTTCCAGGAGTGGACGGACGGTTACGTGCGCTACATCTACAGCG CGGAGGACAAGAACGCTCAGCGCCACTTGTCGGGCTGGGCCATGAGGAACACCAACAACCACAACTGTCAGATCCTGAAGAAGTCGTGTTTGGGCGTGGTGGTTTGCTCTCGAGGCTGCGCGCTGGCCGACGGTTCGCGACTGCAACTGCGGCCCGCCATCTGTGACAAGGCGCGGCAGAAGCAGCAGA AGAAAGTTTGTCCGAGTTGTAGCGGCGCTCTGGAGCTGCTCCCGTGTCGAGGCCACAGTGGGTACCCCGTCACCAACTTCTGGAGGGTGGACGGGAAAGCCATCTTCTTCCAg GCCAAAGGAGTCCACGACCATCCGAGACCGGAGTCCAAGTCCGAGACGGAGGCCAGGAGAAGTTCGGTAAAAAGACGAGTAAGCTCGCCTCCGTTCGCACCAAAAAGACGCCTTGTTGAATCCCAG GCTCTCGGTCCCGCCCTACTCTCCTGCGTCGAGTCTGCAGACCGGATCTCCTTTATTGAACCGAGCTTCCCGCAGCATTACCCAGCATTCCAAAGTACAGAACCTTACTACAACCCCCACAATGGCCTGGGAGAGACCTCCCCCAGCCTGCAAAAGACAGCCAGTCCCAGACTCTACATGGGTAGACCCGGTTACGAGTTCCAAGGCTACCTGACCTCACCTGCATATCCGGTCACCTCGGAACTTTGCGATCCCAG GGTGGCTCCGGTCCTGGGTTGTCCGACGTCCTCGGCGTCTGCTCCCCTTTcgtcttcctcatcctcctcctcctttgatCCGCCGCCGCCGAAACCAGGCTGGAAGGATCTCCTGAAAAGTTCCGGTCCGTACAGTGACAACCACCATTATTACAGTCCGGACTATCCCTGCCGCTACCCTGGAAACCCCCCGGCTTCTCCAGCTGCACTACAGACCATCATCACCACCACAACCAAA GTGTCGTATCAGCCGTGCCCGAAGGGCACCCCCTACCAGTCGTGTCCCAAGGTCCAGTCCGGGCTCCCCGGCTGCTCCTCGCTGCTGGACGAGTCGTCCTCGTCGTACTCGGCCGAAGTGAAGGTGACGGACGAGTCGGGCGGCGTCATCAAGTCTCTTTCATTTCAGCCCGAAGTCGTGCAGACCAAAACGGAGCGAGCGGACGCCTACGACTATCGCTACGGCTATGCCAACGCGTTCCGTTACGAGGACTACTGA